One Primulina huaijiensis isolate GDHJ02 chromosome 5, ASM1229523v2, whole genome shotgun sequence DNA segment encodes these proteins:
- the LOC140976789 gene encoding uncharacterized protein isoform X4 has translation MNQLNQGESSAGPSVLPAKRKRGRPRKDPSSKHAKAAHTPPGFVGTKEYLSQRADQTNGVDIMVGQPVTGVVEATFDAGYLLTVRIGNSDTNLRGVVFKPGHVIPVTAANDVAPHMKMIRRNEVRMPTEKRGWSRREKLPIQPGAIVPLKHKYSSPKIAPRVPPVDVKGTVVPILLQPGDFSNEISPSDQIPLNTPQSGHMLEFGDNDVHMVEPLAMLPPDRSIPVSQMFMATPSHHSHQFSIVSEQINTSSVKEGAPSVNDSGLEKGDQPMKSIDTDTSGSWQTSDTQTENSKETLNCLSEDLDGISKQDLGNIIDPFSSESLQTVTGAKPFFDYETGKMTELLKAVQENMKENEVHIAEEPTFVPEIEFPETYAAEMDLENETIIP, from the exons ATGAATCAACTTAATCAAGGGGAGAGCTCTGCTGGCCCTTCAGTCCTTCCTGCCAAGCGGAAACGTGGTCGTCCACGTAAAGATCCCAGTTCAAAGCATGCTAAAGCTGCTCACACACCACCTGGTTTTGTAGGAACGAAAGAATACCTTTCTCAGAGAGCTGATCAAACCAATGGAGTTGATATAATGGTTGGCCAGCCAGTGACTGGCGTTGTTGAGGCTACATTTGATGCTGGTTATTTGCTTACTGTTCGAATTGGTAATTCAGATACAAATTTAAGGGGTGTTGTTTTCAAACCTGGACATGTTATTCCGGTCACAGCAGCTAACGATGTGGCCCCGCATATGAAAATGATCAGGAGAAATGAAGTCCGCATGCCCACTGAAAAACGAGGTTGGTCACGGCGCGAGAAACTTCCTATTCAACCAGGTGCCATAGTTCCTTTAAAACACAAATATTCATCGCCAAAAATTGCTCCTCGTGTTCCTCCAGTCGATGTGAAAGGCACTGTGGTTCCTATTTTACTTCAACCCGGCGATTTTTCGAATGAGATATCACCTTCCGATCAAATACCTTTAAACACACCTCAATCTGGTCACATGTTGGAATTTGGAGACAATGATGTGCATATGGTTGAACCTTTAGCCATGTTACCACCGGATCGATCTATACCAGTTAGCCAGATGTTCATGGCCACACCGTCTCATCACAGCCACCAATTTTCCATAGTTAGTGAGCAGATTAACACCAGTTCTGTTAAAGAAGGTGCCCCCAGCGTCAATGACAGCGGACTAGAAAAAGGTGACCAACCAATGAAATCAATAGATACCGATACATCAGGCTCTTGGCAAACATCGGATACTCAGACGGAGAACAGTAAGGAAACATTAAATTGCTTATCAGAGGATTTAGATGGCATTTCAAAACAAGACTTGGGAAATATCATTGATCCCTTTTCATCTGAGTCCTTGCAAACTGTGACTGGTGCAAAACCTTTTTTCGATTACGAAACCGGGAAGATGACGGAGCTTTTAAAG GCTGTACAGGAAAATATGAAAGAGAACGAGGTGCACATTGCAGAAGAACCAACTTTCGTACCTGAGATTGAGTTTCCCGAAACTTATGCCGCTGAAATGGATTTAGAAAATGAAACAATCATTCCATGA
- the LOC140976790 gene encoding protein FATTY ACID EXPORT 5-like: MLDFCFTIPYGLLLVVGGVIGYAKKGSTASLAGGAGTGLLLVLAGFLSLQAYNKRKNSYFALILETAIAALLTWVMTQRYLQTSKIMPAGMVAGISFLMTGFYLYKIANGGNHIPSKSD, from the exons ATGCTGGATTTTTGCTTCACGATCCCGTATGGGCTACTTTTGGTGGTAGGTGGCGTAATTGGATACGCGAAGAAAGGCAGCACTGCGTCGCTGGCTGGTGGCGCCGGCACCGGTTTGCTGCTCGTTCTCGCCGGATTTCTCAGCCTCCAAGCCTACAACAAGCGCAAAAATTCCTACTTTGCGTTGATTCTGGAGACGG CTATTGCTGCCTTGCTAACGTGGGTTATGACCCAGAGGTATCTACAAACTTCGAAGATAATGCCGGCTGGTATGGTTGCTGGGATCAG TTTTCTCATGACTGGATTTTATCTGTACAAGATTGCAAATGGTGGCAACCATATCCCTTCGAAATCTGACTGA
- the LOC140976789 gene encoding uncharacterized protein isoform X3, whose translation MCLVGLTLDYQHFNRADIGIYVFGICNLLVLIVWYQFFCRINLLKDPNCLFPKMNQLNQGESSAGPSVLPAKRKRGRPRKDPSSKHAKAAHTPPGFVGTKEYLSQRADQTNGVDIMVGQPVTGVVEATFDAGYLLTVRIGNSDTNLRGVVFKPGHVIPVTAANDVAPHMKMIRRNEVRMPTEKRGWSRREKLPIQPGAIVPLKHKYSSPKIAPRVPPVDVKGTVVPILLQPGDFSNEISPSDQIPLNTPQSGHMLEFGDNDVHMVEPLAMLPPDRSIPVSQMFMATPSHHSHQFSIVSEQINTSSVKEGAPSVNDSGLEKGDQPMKSIDTDTSGSWQTSDTQTENSKETLNCLSEDLDGISKQDLGNIIDPFSSESLQTVTGAKPFFDYETGKMTELLKAVQENMKENEVHIAEEPTFVPEIEFPETYAAEMDLENETIIP comes from the exons atg TGTCTGGTAGGACTAACTCTTGATTACCAACACTTCAACCGAGCTGATATTGGGATTTATGTGTTTGGTATCTGCAATCTCCTTGTACTTATTGTTTGGTATCAGTTTTTCTGCCGTATAAATCTGCTGAAGGATCCAAATTGT CTATTTCCCAAAATGAATCAACTTAATCAAGGGGAGAGCTCTGCTGGCCCTTCAGTCCTTCCTGCCAAGCGGAAACGTGGTCGTCCACGTAAAGATCCCAGTTCAAAGCATGCTAAAGCTGCTCACACACCACCTGGTTTTGTAGGAACGAAAGAATACCTTTCTCAGAGAGCTGATCAAACCAATGGAGTTGATATAATGGTTGGCCAGCCAGTGACTGGCGTTGTTGAGGCTACATTTGATGCTGGTTATTTGCTTACTGTTCGAATTGGTAATTCAGATACAAATTTAAGGGGTGTTGTTTTCAAACCTGGACATGTTATTCCGGTCACAGCAGCTAACGATGTGGCCCCGCATATGAAAATGATCAGGAGAAATGAAGTCCGCATGCCCACTGAAAAACGAGGTTGGTCACGGCGCGAGAAACTTCCTATTCAACCAGGTGCCATAGTTCCTTTAAAACACAAATATTCATCGCCAAAAATTGCTCCTCGTGTTCCTCCAGTCGATGTGAAAGGCACTGTGGTTCCTATTTTACTTCAACCCGGCGATTTTTCGAATGAGATATCACCTTCCGATCAAATACCTTTAAACACACCTCAATCTGGTCACATGTTGGAATTTGGAGACAATGATGTGCATATGGTTGAACCTTTAGCCATGTTACCACCGGATCGATCTATACCAGTTAGCCAGATGTTCATGGCCACACCGTCTCATCACAGCCACCAATTTTCCATAGTTAGTGAGCAGATTAACACCAGTTCTGTTAAAGAAGGTGCCCCCAGCGTCAATGACAGCGGACTAGAAAAAGGTGACCAACCAATGAAATCAATAGATACCGATACATCAGGCTCTTGGCAAACATCGGATACTCAGACGGAGAACAGTAAGGAAACATTAAATTGCTTATCAGAGGATTTAGATGGCATTTCAAAACAAGACTTGGGAAATATCATTGATCCCTTTTCATCTGAGTCCTTGCAAACTGTGACTGGTGCAAAACCTTTTTTCGATTACGAAACCGGGAAGATGACGGAGCTTTTAAAG GCTGTACAGGAAAATATGAAAGAGAACGAGGTGCACATTGCAGAAGAACCAACTTTCGTACCTGAGATTGAGTTTCCCGAAACTTATGCCGCTGAAATGGATTTAGAAAATGAAACAATCATTCCATGA
- the LOC140976789 gene encoding uncharacterized protein isoform X1, which yields MELQCLVGLTLDYQHFNRADIGIYVFGICNLLVLIVWYQFFCRINLLKDPNCLFPKMNQLNQGESSAGPSVLPAKRKRGRPRKDPSSKHAKAAHTPPGFVGTKEYLSQRADQTNGVDIMVGQPVTGVVEATFDAGYLLTVRIGNSDTNLRGVVFKPGHVIPVTAANDVAPHMKMIRRNEVRMPTEKRGWSRREKLPIQPGAIVPLKHKYSSPKIAPRVPPVDVKGTVVPILLQPGDFSNEISPSDQIPLNTPQSGHMLEFGDNDVHMVEPLAMLPPDRSIPVSQMFMATPSHHSHQFSIVSEQINTSSVKEGAPSVNDSGLEKGDQPMKSIDTDTSGSWQTSDTQTENSKETLNCLSEDLDGISKQDLGNIIDPFSSESLQTVTGAKPFFDYETGKMTELLKAVQENMKENEVHIAEEPTFVPEIEFPETYAAEMDLENETIIP from the exons ATGGAATTGCAGTGTCTGGTAGGACTAACTCTTGATTACCAACACTTCAACCGAGCTGATATTGGGATTTATGTGTTTGGTATCTGCAATCTCCTTGTACTTATTGTTTGGTATCAGTTTTTCTGCCGTATAAATCTGCTGAAGGATCCAAATTGT CTATTTCCCAAAATGAATCAACTTAATCAAGGGGAGAGCTCTGCTGGCCCTTCAGTCCTTCCTGCCAAGCGGAAACGTGGTCGTCCACGTAAAGATCCCAGTTCAAAGCATGCTAAAGCTGCTCACACACCACCTGGTTTTGTAGGAACGAAAGAATACCTTTCTCAGAGAGCTGATCAAACCAATGGAGTTGATATAATGGTTGGCCAGCCAGTGACTGGCGTTGTTGAGGCTACATTTGATGCTGGTTATTTGCTTACTGTTCGAATTGGTAATTCAGATACAAATTTAAGGGGTGTTGTTTTCAAACCTGGACATGTTATTCCGGTCACAGCAGCTAACGATGTGGCCCCGCATATGAAAATGATCAGGAGAAATGAAGTCCGCATGCCCACTGAAAAACGAGGTTGGTCACGGCGCGAGAAACTTCCTATTCAACCAGGTGCCATAGTTCCTTTAAAACACAAATATTCATCGCCAAAAATTGCTCCTCGTGTTCCTCCAGTCGATGTGAAAGGCACTGTGGTTCCTATTTTACTTCAACCCGGCGATTTTTCGAATGAGATATCACCTTCCGATCAAATACCTTTAAACACACCTCAATCTGGTCACATGTTGGAATTTGGAGACAATGATGTGCATATGGTTGAACCTTTAGCCATGTTACCACCGGATCGATCTATACCAGTTAGCCAGATGTTCATGGCCACACCGTCTCATCACAGCCACCAATTTTCCATAGTTAGTGAGCAGATTAACACCAGTTCTGTTAAAGAAGGTGCCCCCAGCGTCAATGACAGCGGACTAGAAAAAGGTGACCAACCAATGAAATCAATAGATACCGATACATCAGGCTCTTGGCAAACATCGGATACTCAGACGGAGAACAGTAAGGAAACATTAAATTGCTTATCAGAGGATTTAGATGGCATTTCAAAACAAGACTTGGGAAATATCATTGATCCCTTTTCATCTGAGTCCTTGCAAACTGTGACTGGTGCAAAACCTTTTTTCGATTACGAAACCGGGAAGATGACGGAGCTTTTAAAG GCTGTACAGGAAAATATGAAAGAGAACGAGGTGCACATTGCAGAAGAACCAACTTTCGTACCTGAGATTGAGTTTCCCGAAACTTATGCCGCTGAAATGGATTTAGAAAATGAAACAATCATTCCATGA
- the LOC140976795 gene encoding septum-promoting GTP-binding protein 1-like, with product MTQLCRKIVKVNFRWRLSDKVKVVRRFFKLLWHRILACSAWPPASPRYKRFSSRRNSSPSTMAAALEFPGTTSCSGGDSDLVCLKISLLGDCQIGKTSFAIRYVGDLQEQRSLQMKGLNLMDKTFDIGGGARIACKLWDVGGDKKSLDQVPIACKDAVAILFMFDLTSRCTLNSIIGWYSEARRWNKTAIPILVGTKFDDFVQMPPDIQWTVITQARAYAKATKATLFFSSSTHNINVNKIFKFIMAKLFNLPWTLERNLTIGEPIIDY from the exons ATGACGCAGCTCTGCCGGAAAATAGTGAAGGTCAACTTCCGGTGGAGACTATCGGATAAGGTCAAGGTTGTCCGGCGTTTCTTCAAGTTATTATGGCACAGAATCCTCGCCTGCTCAGCATGGCCACCTGCTTCTCCTCGTTACAAGAGGTTTTCTTCCAGAAGAAACTCCTCCCCGTCAACAATGGCGGCGGCGTTGGAGTTTCCCGGCACAACGTCGTGTAGCGGCGGTGATTCTGATTTAGTCTGCTTGAAGATTAGTCTGCTGGGTGATTGTCAGATTGGAAAAACAAGCTTTGCG ATAAGGTATGTAGGAGATTTACAAGAACAGAGAAGTCTGCAAATGAAAGGTTTAAATTTGATGGACAAGACATTCGACATCGGAGGAGGAGCCAGGATCGCCTGCAAACTATGGGATGTCGgag GTGATAAGAAATCGTTGGATCAAGTCCCAATTGCCTGTAAAGATGCTGTGGCCATTTTGTTTATGTTTGATCTTACTAGTCGATGTACACTGAACAG TATTATTGGATGGTACAGTGAGGCAAGAAGATGGAATAAG ACTGCAATTCCTATATTAGTAGGAACGAAATTTGATGATTTTGTCCAAATGCCACCCGATATTCAATGGACCGTTATTACTCAG gCAAGAGCATATGCAAAAGCTACAAAAGCGACCCTTTTCTTTTCAAGCTCAACGCATAACATCAACGTAAACAAGATTTTCAAGTTCATCATGGCCAAGCTCTTTAACTTGCCCTGGACCCTTGAGAGAAATTTGACGATCGGCGAACCCATTATCGACTATTGA
- the LOC140976789 gene encoding uncharacterized protein isoform X2, with protein sequence MELQCLVGLTLDYQHFNRADIGIYVFGICNLLVLIVWYQFFCRINLLKDPNCLFPKMNQLNQGESSAGPSVLPAKRKRGRPRKDPSSKHAKAAHTPPGFVGTKEYLSQRADQTNGVDIMVGQPVTGVVEATFDAGYLLTVRIGNSDTNLRGVVFKPGHVIPVTAANDVAPHMKMIRRNEVRMPTEKRGWSRREKLPIQPGAIVPLKHKYSSPKIAPRVPPVDVKGTVVPILLQPGDFSNEISPSDQIPLNTPQSGHMLEFGDNDVHMVEPLAMLPPDRSIPVSQMFMATPSHHSHQFSIVSEQINTSSVKEGAPSVNDSGLEKGDQPMKSIDTDTSGSWQTSDTQTENSKETLNCLSEDLDGISKQDLGNIIDPFSSESLQTVTGAKPFFDYETGKMTELLKENMKENEVHIAEEPTFVPEIEFPETYAAEMDLENETIIP encoded by the exons ATGGAATTGCAGTGTCTGGTAGGACTAACTCTTGATTACCAACACTTCAACCGAGCTGATATTGGGATTTATGTGTTTGGTATCTGCAATCTCCTTGTACTTATTGTTTGGTATCAGTTTTTCTGCCGTATAAATCTGCTGAAGGATCCAAATTGT CTATTTCCCAAAATGAATCAACTTAATCAAGGGGAGAGCTCTGCTGGCCCTTCAGTCCTTCCTGCCAAGCGGAAACGTGGTCGTCCACGTAAAGATCCCAGTTCAAAGCATGCTAAAGCTGCTCACACACCACCTGGTTTTGTAGGAACGAAAGAATACCTTTCTCAGAGAGCTGATCAAACCAATGGAGTTGATATAATGGTTGGCCAGCCAGTGACTGGCGTTGTTGAGGCTACATTTGATGCTGGTTATTTGCTTACTGTTCGAATTGGTAATTCAGATACAAATTTAAGGGGTGTTGTTTTCAAACCTGGACATGTTATTCCGGTCACAGCAGCTAACGATGTGGCCCCGCATATGAAAATGATCAGGAGAAATGAAGTCCGCATGCCCACTGAAAAACGAGGTTGGTCACGGCGCGAGAAACTTCCTATTCAACCAGGTGCCATAGTTCCTTTAAAACACAAATATTCATCGCCAAAAATTGCTCCTCGTGTTCCTCCAGTCGATGTGAAAGGCACTGTGGTTCCTATTTTACTTCAACCCGGCGATTTTTCGAATGAGATATCACCTTCCGATCAAATACCTTTAAACACACCTCAATCTGGTCACATGTTGGAATTTGGAGACAATGATGTGCATATGGTTGAACCTTTAGCCATGTTACCACCGGATCGATCTATACCAGTTAGCCAGATGTTCATGGCCACACCGTCTCATCACAGCCACCAATTTTCCATAGTTAGTGAGCAGATTAACACCAGTTCTGTTAAAGAAGGTGCCCCCAGCGTCAATGACAGCGGACTAGAAAAAGGTGACCAACCAATGAAATCAATAGATACCGATACATCAGGCTCTTGGCAAACATCGGATACTCAGACGGAGAACAGTAAGGAAACATTAAATTGCTTATCAGAGGATTTAGATGGCATTTCAAAACAAGACTTGGGAAATATCATTGATCCCTTTTCATCTGAGTCCTTGCAAACTGTGACTGGTGCAAAACCTTTTTTCGATTACGAAACCGGGAAGATGACGGAGCTTTTAAAG GAAAATATGAAAGAGAACGAGGTGCACATTGCAGAAGAACCAACTTTCGTACCTGAGATTGAGTTTCCCGAAACTTATGCCGCTGAAATGGATTTAGAAAATGAAACAATCATTCCATGA
- the LOC140976788 gene encoding uncharacterized protein has protein sequence MKITVERANTQETHFPGQSVSHPPPPDVSQKITFTRKQPRRKARIPGVGVLLRREVGVSSAKRSSRPETHLLKWKVDEGNEKSESVENEKSSPKAGRMAGEVVSARKLAAGLWRLHLPEFQINGGRSSGLQSGDVEFKSAKRDHHLAKDHASPRKELVHSLHSVSGQKTGLLHKFEPSYQYSNSEMEGVTKWDHIGSKTSNASMQVFGQPRHHDQQASAALSSLKTELEQARARINELETERRSSKKKLEQFLRKLSEERAAWRSREHEKIRAIIDDMKADLSVEKKNRQRLEMVNSKLVNGLSDAKLLAKRYKHAYEKEQEARELIEEVCNELGKEIGDDRAAVEMAKRESLKLQEEVEEERRMLQMAEVWREERVQMKLVDAKVMLEEKYSYMNAIVTDIELFLNLRSTTFDREELTRAEFLQQAAKSVDIQDTRELTYEPANPDDFLCVFEDVNFSKSDNREEAEPCVGYSPSSRAREPSDISMDQNSEREEDASEWETVSHAEDHGSSYSPGGSYPSVTKNFRGSNVSRNRGEWEKDGGEETPIREINKVGQMPPQNLKKVSSISKLWRSYPSNGDNYNFVSIDGIKGRVLNGTNMSPDHGSGKSGTCPTDLTGQCSSPDLGVPQANRGMKGCIEWPRGAQKSSLKSRLLEAMMECSKIQLRQVLKQKF, from the exons ATGAAGATCACCGTTGAAAGAGCAAATACCCAAGAAACCCATTTTCCGGGACAATCTGTAAGCCACCCGCCGCCGCCAGATGTTTCCCAGAAGATTACTTTCACACGCAAGCAGCCTCGCCGGAAAGCGAGGATTCCCGGCGTCGGCGTGTTGTTGAGGAGGGAGGTCGGGGTTTCGTCGGCCAAACGGAGTAGTCGCCCGGAGACTCATTTGCTTAAATGGAAGGTtgatgaagggaatgagaagaGTGAGTCGGTGGAGAACGAGAAGTCGTCGCCTAAAGCTGGCCGCATGGCTGGGGAGGTAGTGTCGGCGAGGAAGCTCGCCGCCGGGCTTTGGAGGCTGCATTTACCCGAGTTTCAGATCAATGGCGGCCGAAGCTCAGGGCTTCAG TCAGGAGATGTCGAGTTTAAGTCCGCAAAACGTGATCATCACCTTGCTAAAGATCATGCTTCTCCTCGAAAAGAGTTGGTACATAGTCTGCATTCTGTGTCTGGCCAAAAAACTGGACTACTGCACAAG TTCGAGCCATCATATCAATATTCCAACTCTGAAATGGAGGGTGTTACGAAGTGGGATCATATTGGTTCGAAAACGTCCAATGCATCAATGCAGGTATTTGGCCAACCAAGGCACCACGACCAACAAGCAAGTGCCGCCTTGTCCTCCCTCAAGACCGAACTTGAGCAAGCAAGAGCCCGAATCAATGAACTTGAAACAGAGCGTCGATCTTCCAAAAAGAAACTTGAACAGTTTTTGCGCAAACTCAGTGAGGAAAGAGCTGCATGGCGAAGTAGAGAACATGAAAAAATTCGTGCTATTATAGATGATATGAAAGCTGATTTAAGCGTAGAGAAAAAAAATCGCCAGAGGCTGGAGATGGTCAATTCTAAGCTGGTCAATGGATTGTCGGATGCCAAGCTATTAGCAAAGAGATATAAGCATGCATATGAAAAAGAACAAGAGGCGAGGGAATTAATAGAGGAGGTATGCAATGAACTTGGTAAAGAAATTGGAGATGATAGGGCAGCAGTGGAAATGGCGAAAAGGGAGTCGTTGAAACTTCAAGAGGAAGTTGAAGAAGAGAGGAGGATGTTGCAGATGGCTGAAGTTTGGCGTGAAGAACGAGTGCAAATGAAGTTGGTTGATGCAAAAGTAATGCTCGAAGAGAAGTATTCTTATATGAATGCTATTGTCACAGATATTGAGTTGTTTTTGAATTTGAGAAGTACAACATTTGATAGGGAGGAGTTGACGAGGGCGGAGTTCCTTCAACAGGCGGCCAAATCTGTCGATATACAAGATACCAGGGAATTGACTTACGAGCCCGCGAATCCAGATGATTTTCTCTGTGTCTTTGAAGATGTTAATTTTAGCAAATCCGACAACAGGGAGGAGGCTGAACCATGTGTTGGATACAGTCCATCCAGCCGTGCACGAGAGCCTTCTGACATATCTATGGATCAGAACAGTGAACGTGAAGAAGACGCTAGTGAGTGGGAAACCGTAAGCCATGCTGAGGATCATGGCTCAAGCTATTCACCTGGTGGAAGTTATCCTTCTGTGACCAAAAACTTTCGGGGCAGCAACGTCTCAAGAAATAGAGGGGAGTGGGAAAAAGATGGAGGAGAGGAAACGCCAATCAGGGAAATAAACAAAGTTGGTCAGATGCCACCACAAAATTTGAAGAAGGTTTCATCTATTTCTAAGCTATGGAGATCATACCCGAGTAACGGTGATAATTACAATTTCGTGTCCATTGATGGAATTAAGGGAAGGGTTTTGAATGGGACTAATATGTCTCCCGATCATGGTTCGGGAAAAAGTGGGACTTGTCCCACAGATTTGACTGGACAATGCAGCTCGCCTGACTTGGGGGTTCCACAGGCAAATCGAGGGATGAAAGGATGTATTGAGTGGCCACGTGGCGCACAGAAGAGTAGTTTGAAGTCCCGACTTTTGGAAGCGATGATGGAATGCTCAAAGATCCAGTTGCGCCAGGTTTTGAAACAGAAGTTTTAG